A single Lolium perenne isolate Kyuss_39 chromosome 6, Kyuss_2.0, whole genome shotgun sequence DNA region contains:
- the LOC127306663 gene encoding MADS-box transcription factor 6 isoform X2, protein MGRGRVELKRIENKINRQVTFSKRRNGLLKKAYELSVLCDAEVALIIFSSRGKLYEFGSAGTTKTLERYQHCCYNAQDSSSALSETQSWYQEMSKLKAKFEALQRTQRHLLGEDLGPLSVKELQQLEKQLECSLSQARQRKTQLMMEQVEELRRKERQLGEINRQLKHKLDAEGSSSNSFRAMQQITWAAGTVVDEGAGAYHMQHQQQPNHSAAMDCEPTLQIGYPHQFAAAEQAANNIPRSSAPGGENNFMLGWVLGAN, encoded by the exons atGGGGAGGGGAAGAGTTGAGCTGAAGCGGATCGAGAACAAGATCAACCGGCAGGTCACCTTCTCCAAGCGTCGCAACGGGCTCCTCAAGAAGGCCTACGAGCTGTCCGTGCTCTGCGACGCCGAGGTCGCGCTCATCATCTTCTCCAGCCGCGGCAAGCTCTACGAGTTCGGCAGCGCAGG AACAACGAAGACATTAGAAAGATACCAACACTGCTGCTACAATGCTCAAGATTCCAGTAGTGCACTATCTGAAACTCAG AGCTGGTACCAGGAAATGTCAAAGCTGAAGGCAAAATTCGAAGCTTTGCAGCGCACTCAGAG ACACTTGCTTGGTGAGGACCTTGGACCGCTCAGCGTGAAAGAACTGCAGCAGCTGGAGAAACAGCTAGAATGTTCTCTGTCACAAGCCAGACAGCGAAAG ACACAACTTATGATGGAGCAAGTGGAGGAGCTTCGCAGGAAG GAGCGTCAGTTGGGAGAAATCAATAGGCAACTCAAGCACAAG CTGGACGCTGaaggcagcagcagcaacagcttcAGGGCGATGCAACAGATCACCTGGGCTGCCGGCACCGTCGTCGATGAAGGCGCCGGCGCTTATCACATGCAGCACCAGCAGCAGCCTAATCACTCCGCTGCTATGGACTGTGAACCCACTCTGCAAATTGG GTATCCTCATCAGTTTGCGGCGGCTGAACAGGCAGCCAACAATATTCCGAGGAGCAGCGCTCCTGGAGGGGAGAACAACTTCATGCTGGGCTGGGTTCTTGGAGCTAACTAG
- the LOC127306663 gene encoding MADS-box transcription factor 6 isoform X1 has translation MGRGRVELKRIENKINRQVTFSKRRNGLLKKAYELSVLCDAEVALIIFSSRGKLYEFGSAGTTKTLERYQHCCYNAQDSSSALSETQSWYQEMSKLKAKFEALQRTQRHLLGEDLGPLSVKELQQLEKQLECSLSQARQRKTQLMMEQVEELRRKERQLGEINRQLKHKVINLDAEGSSSNSFRAMQQITWAAGTVVDEGAGAYHMQHQQQPNHSAAMDCEPTLQIGYPHQFAAAEQAANNIPRSSAPGGENNFMLGWVLGAN, from the exons atGGGGAGGGGAAGAGTTGAGCTGAAGCGGATCGAGAACAAGATCAACCGGCAGGTCACCTTCTCCAAGCGTCGCAACGGGCTCCTCAAGAAGGCCTACGAGCTGTCCGTGCTCTGCGACGCCGAGGTCGCGCTCATCATCTTCTCCAGCCGCGGCAAGCTCTACGAGTTCGGCAGCGCAGG AACAACGAAGACATTAGAAAGATACCAACACTGCTGCTACAATGCTCAAGATTCCAGTAGTGCACTATCTGAAACTCAG AGCTGGTACCAGGAAATGTCAAAGCTGAAGGCAAAATTCGAAGCTTTGCAGCGCACTCAGAG ACACTTGCTTGGTGAGGACCTTGGACCGCTCAGCGTGAAAGAACTGCAGCAGCTGGAGAAACAGCTAGAATGTTCTCTGTCACAAGCCAGACAGCGAAAG ACACAACTTATGATGGAGCAAGTGGAGGAGCTTCGCAGGAAG GAGCGTCAGTTGGGAGAAATCAATAGGCAACTCAAGCACAAGGTTATTAAT CTGGACGCTGaaggcagcagcagcaacagcttcAGGGCGATGCAACAGATCACCTGGGCTGCCGGCACCGTCGTCGATGAAGGCGCCGGCGCTTATCACATGCAGCACCAGCAGCAGCCTAATCACTCCGCTGCTATGGACTGTGAACCCACTCTGCAAATTGG GTATCCTCATCAGTTTGCGGCGGCTGAACAGGCAGCCAACAATATTCCGAGGAGCAGCGCTCCTGGAGGGGAGAACAACTTCATGCTGGGCTGGGTTCTTGGAGCTAACTAG